The following nucleotide sequence is from Micromonospora sp. WMMD1120.
CACGGCTGGCCAACGGGCAACCTCAGCCGGCGTCCGACCTGGCGGCGGCATGAGGCGCGCGGCCACGGCGCCCGCCGACCCCGGCCTCGCCGAGCTGGCCCCGGACCAGCGCCTGCGTCGCCTGGAGCTGACCGTCACGCGCCGGCTCAACGGGCTGCTGCACGGCCAGTACCGGGGCCTGCTCCCCGGTCCGGGCAGCGAACCGTCCGGCAGCCGCGAGTACCGGCCGGGCGAGGACGAGGTGCGGCGGATGGACTGGGCGGTCACCGCCCGTACCGCGGTGCCGCACGTCCGCCAGGTCGACGCCGACCGGGAGCTGACCACCTGGCTGCTGGTGGACGGCAGCGCCAGCATGGAGTTCGGCACTGCCGAGCTGGACAAACGGGAGCTGGCGGTGGCCGCGGTCGCGGCGGTCGGTTTCCTGACCGCGGGAGTCGGCAACCGCCTCGGCGCCCAGGTGCTGCGCGTCGACGGGGTACGCCGCTTCCCGGCGCGCAGTGGGCGTACCCATCTGCTCGCCCTGCTCCGCACGCTGCTCGCCGCCCCCCGGGCCACCGCGCCCACCGACCGGCCGGGGCGCGGCCCGGCTGTCGCGTCGCCGGACCTGGCGGACGGCCTCGACGCGCTGCACCGGGTGGCGACCCGGCGCGGTCTGGTGGTGGTGGTCTCCGACTTCCTCGACGGGCTGCCCGACGACCCCGGTCAGCCCGCGCCCTGGGAGCGGACCCTGCGTCGGCTGGCCGCCCGGCACCAGGTGCTGGCCATCGAGGTCACCGACCCGCGTGAGCTGGAGCTACCGGATGTCGGCCTGATCACGCTCGTCGACCCGGAGACCGGCCGCCACCGCGAGGTGTGCACATCGGACCGTCGGCTGCGCGAGCGGTACGCCGAGGCCGCCGCCGCCCAGCGCACGCAGGTGCGGCAGTCGGTGCGCCGCAGCGGGGCCACCCACCTGCCGCTGCGCACCGACGGGGACTGGAGCGCGGACATCGTCCGGCACGTGCACGCCCAGCGTCGGCTGGCCGCGGCGCCGGTCGGCCAGCCCCGGGGAGGTGTGGCGTGAGCTGGCAGTCGCCGCTGCGACTCTGGTTGCTGCTCGGCGTGCTCGCCCTCGTCGTCGCCTATTTGGTGCTACAACGGCGGCGCAGCCGGTACGCGGTGCGTTTCACCAACCTGCGACTGCTCGACCGGGTGGCGCCGGATCGGCCCGCCTGGCGTCGGCACGTGCCGGCCGGGCTCTTCCTCGCCATGCTGGCCCTGCTCGTGGTCGGCTTCGCCCGGCCCAGCGCCGAGGTGCGGGTGCCCCGCGAACGCGCCACGGTGATGGTGGCGGTGGACGTGTCCACGTCGATGCTCGCCACCGACGTCGAGCCGGACCGGTTGGGCGCGGCAAAGCAGGCGGCCCGCCGCTTCGCCGAAGGGCTGCCCGACGAGTTCAACGTGGGACTCGTCGCGTTCGCCGGCAGCGCTGCCGTCCTGGTGCCGCCGGGCACCGACCGGGACGCCCTCGACGAGGGGATCGGCCGGCTCGCCGAGGGGATCACCGGCGTGCAGGGCACCGCTATCGGTGAGGCGATCAACACCTCGCTCGGCGCGGTGAAGAGTCTGGACAGCGCGGCCGCGAAGGAACCGCCGCCGGCCCGGATCATCCTGCTCTCCGACGGCGCCAACACCGCCGGGATGGACCCGATGGAGGCGGCGACGGAGGCGGTGTCGGCGGAGGTGCCGGTGCACTCGATCTCCTTCGGGACGCCGAACGGGTTCGTCGACCGGGGTGGTCGGCCCATCCAGGTGCCCGTCGACGGGCAGACCCTCAGGGAGGTCGCCGAGGAGACCGGCGGAATGTTCCACGAGGCCAGCACGACCGACGAGCTGCGCGCCGTCTACGACGACATCGGCAGCTCGGTGGGCTACCGCACCGAGCGGCAGGACGTGTCGGCCCGGTTCATCGGCCTCGGACTGGTGTTCGCGATGGGCGCCGCCGCCGGTTCGATGCGGTGGTTCTCCCGACTGCCCTGACCGCCGCGCCGATGTCGACAGTGAGGAGTACGCATGGCAGTGCAGACCGGACTGGGCGAGCCGCGTGGTCCCTGGTTCATCTCCCCGGAACTCGGTCCGGACGGGCGCGGGTGGTGGGACGCGCCGGACCGCGACCCGGGCGGGCAACGGCCGCGACGGCTGCTCGCCGTGCTGGCCGTGGTGGCGGTCTCCGCCGTTTCGGGCGCGCTCGCCGGCGGCGTGGTGGCCTCCCGGGACGGCGGTGCCGGACCGGCCGCCGCGTCCGCCGCCCCGGTGCCGGCCGAGTTGGTCACCGCTGCCGAGCGGACCGTGCCCGGGGTGGTGTCGGTGCTGACCGGCGGTACGACGAGCGGGTCCGCGACCGGCTCCGGCTTCGCGGTGGACGACCAGCAGCACCTGATCACCAACGACCACATCCTGGCCAAGGGCGGCGGTGGGCCGGTGACAGTGGAACTGCCCGACGGCCGGCGGTTCGCCGCCGAGGTGGTCGGCCGGGAGCCGCGCAGCGACCTGGCGGTGCTGAAGGTGCCGGCGTCGGCCGGCCTCACCCCGTTGCCGCTGGCCAAGCCGGGTGGAACCCGGGTCGGTGAACCGGTGCTCGCGGTCGGGTCGCCGCTCGGTCTGGCCGGGACGGTGACGGCGGGCATCGTCAGCGCGCTGGACCGCGAGGTGCGGCTGGGCAACAACCGGCACACCGCGGTGCAGACCGACGCGTCCATCAACCCCGGCAACTCCGGTGGGCCACTGGTCAACGCGCGGGGCGAGGTGGTCGGCGTGAACACCGCCATCGCCACCATCGACGGCAACGGGTCGATCGGCATCGGGTTCGCCATCCCGATCGAGCAGGTGCAGCAGACTGCCGACACGATCATCGGCAAGGGCGGCTGACCTGCCCGGACGGCCCGTGCCGCCGGCTCTGTCGGATATCCGGCGCGGCGGGATCGAATTATGGAAATATCGCCGGCGGTCTGGATACTGGCGGAGGTGGAGCGTCCTCTTCTCGTGGTCCTCCTGCTGGTGGGCCTCGTCATCGGGTGTGCGGTGGGGTCGGCGTACGCGCGGGCACGACGCGGGTGGAACGACTACCAGACGGTCAAGAGATCGGTGCCCGGCGCTCGTCGGGGCGCCTGGTCGCTGATCCGCGGGGTCACCGTGAAGGCCGTGGTGATCGCGCTGTTGCTCTTCGGCGCGGTGGCGTACGCGGCGGTCGGCGCCGACGAGGAGACCGCCGGTCCGGCGCCCAGCCAGTCGCCGGGCGGGAGCGGGCAGCCGCACCGGTGACCCGGACGGCTCGTTCCGGGTTAGCCTCGGGACGTGGACGACGGACTGCGGGTGACCGACCGGTGGGTCGTCCCCGCCGGGGAGCTGCGGGAGCGCTTCTCCCGCTCGTCCGGGCCGGGCGGGCAGGGCGTGAACACCGCCGACTCCCGGGTCGAGCTGAGCTACGACCTGGCCAACTCTCCGGGCGTACCGGAGTCGCTGCGCGCGCGGGCGTTGGCCCGGCTGGCCAACCGGCTCGTCGACGGGGTGCTGACGATCGCCGCCAGTGAGCACCGCGCGCAGTTGGCCAACCGGGAGGCGGCCCGGGAACGGATGGCCGCGCTGCTGCGGGAGGCCGCCGCGCCGCCACCGCCGCCCCGTCGTGCGACCCGTCCGTCGCGCGGGGCCAAGGAGCGCCGGCTGGCCGAGAAGAAGCGCCAGTCCCAGCGCAAACGCGACCGCCGCGTCGACGGCGAGTAGTCCACGCCTCTGCACGAGGCTTGATCGGCTGGGGAACCGTAACGGCAGCAGTTCGAGGGTCGTTGCTACCTGTGCGAGGCCCGCCAGGACCGCAGGCCCCGGCGTGCCCACGATCAGCGACGGAGTGGAACCGATGACGATAAGACGGCGAGTGGCGAACCTGCTGACTGGTGGTGTCAGTCCGGCACTGACGGCTCGGGTCGGCTCGGCCTATCTGTCCGCGCTGCACCGGACCCGTTGCCGGGTGCGGTACGTCGACGGCGAATGGATCCACCGCTACCCGAGCGGCACCGTGGTGAACACCTACCTCTGCCCGATCACTCCGGAGCAACAGGATCGGGAAGCCGAGGACTACTCGCTCCACGACTACCGGATCCAGCCGGGCGACACGGTTGTCGACTGCGGCGCGGGGGTCGGCGGTGAGGTCCGGCTCTTCTCCCGGCTCGTCGGGCCCAGCGGAAAGGTGGTCGCGATCGAGGCACACCCACGGACCTTCGGCTGCCTGCGCCGCTCGATACAGCTGAACGGCCTGACGAACGTGGTGCCGGTGGAGTGCGCGTTGGTCGAGGAGCCGGGCACGGTCCACCTCGACGACGACCAGGAAGGGCACATCAGCAACGGGCTGACAACGGATCTGGCGCACTCGGTCGCAGTGACGGGGCGCACTCTTGAGGAGCTGTTCACCAGTCTGGGCATCGAACGCGTCGATCTCCTGAAGATGAACATCGAGGGTGCCGAGCTTCCCGCGCTCCGTGGCGCATCGGGCGCGCTGAAGCGGGTTCGCCGGCTCGTCGTCTCCTGTCACGACTTCCGGGCGGACCGACCCGGGTGCGAGTGGCAACGCACCTTCAAGGAGGTGGTCGAGCTGCTGCAGGAGGCCGGTTACACGATCAAGACCCGCCCCGACGACCCCCGCCCCTGGGTGCCCTACTACGTGTACGCCACCCGCCCCCCGGTCGCCGGATGGATGCCGTAGTCAGCGCCGTGTCGGATCGCGTCCCGTCGCTCGGTGCTGACAAAATCTGGAATCTGTTAGCCAGATGATGTACGTTGGTGTCGTCACCCAGGGAAGGACGACATCATGAACAACCGCACCCTCGGCACCACCGGCCCCACCGTCTCCGCGCTCGGCCTCGGCCTGATGGGCATGTCCGACCTCTACGGCGCCGCCGACGAGGCGGAGAGCATCGCCACCATCCACGCCGCGCTCGACGCCGGTATCACGTTGCTCGACACCGGCGACTTCTACGGGATGGGCCACAACGAGATGCTGCTGCGCGACGCGCTGCGCGGCCGCAACCGCGACAACGCGGTGATCAGCGTCAAGTTCGGCGCGCTGCGTGACAGCGAGGGCGGCTGGAACGGCAACGACGTCCGACCCGTCGCGATCAAGAACTTCCTGGCGTACACGCTGCGCCGGCTCGGCACCGATCACGTCGACATCTACCGCCCGGCCCGGCTCGCGCCGGACGTGCCGGTCGAGGACGTGATGGGCACCCTGGCCGACCTGGTCAAGGCCGGTCACATCCGGCACATCGGCCTGTCCGAGGTGAGCGCGGAGACCCTGCGCCGCGCGCACGCCGTGCACCCCGTCGCCGATCTCCAGCTCGAATACTCGTTGATCTCCCGGGACCCCGAGGCCGCGATCCTGCCCACCGCCCGCGAGCTGGGCGTCGGCGTCACCGCGTACGGGGTGCTGTCCCGGGGCCTGATCAGCGGCCACTGGACACCGCAGCGGGAGACCGACTCCACCGACTTCCGCAGCCACCTGCCCCGGTTCGCCGGTGCGAACCTGGACCGCAACCTCGCCCTGGTGGACGCGCTGCGCACCGTCGCCGAGGCGCGTGGCGTCACAGTGGCGCAGATCGCCATCGCCTGGGTGCTGTCCCGGGGCGGGGACATCGTGCCGCTGATCGGCGCCCGCCGCCGGGAGCGGCTGACCGAGGCGCTCGGCGCGGCGGAGGTCACCCTGACCGAGGCCGACCTCGCCGCGATCGAGGCCGCCGTCCCGTCCGGGGCGGCAGCCGGCTCCCGCTACGACGAGGCGCAGATGGCGTTCCTGGACAGCGAGCGGGCATGACCGCGGTGCCGTGGCGCGACCGTCGGCCGGGGGTCGCGCCACGGTCGGCGGCCCGGTCAGGAAGGCTGGGCTCATGAGCGACACCACCGCCCTGACGGCCGACCGCATCCTGGACACCGCCGAGGAGGTGCTGCGCCGCTACGGGCCGGCCAAGGCCACGGTGTTGGACGTCGCCCGTGCCCTGAGCGTCAGCCACGGCAGCGTCTACCGGCACTTCGCCAGCAAGGCCGCTCTGCGCGAGGCGGTCGCCGAGCGCTGGCTGGCCCGGGTGTCCACCCCCCTGATCGGCGTGGCCACCGGTTCCGCCTCCGCGCCGGAGCGGCTGCGCCGGTGGCTGGCCGAGCTGAGCGGCACCAAGCGGCGGATGGCCCGGGAGGACCCGGAGCTGTTCGACAACTTCCACCAGCTCGCCACGCTCTCCGAGGGGGCGGTCGCCACCCACCTCGAGGTGCTCGCCGGCCAGCTCAGCGTGATCGTGGCGGACGGGGTGGCGGCCGGCGAGTTCGGCGTGGCCGATCCGGCGGTCGCCGGTCGGGCGATCCTCCAGGCCACCGCCCGCTTCCACCACCCGGCCCACCGCACCGAATGGGACGAGCCAGGGCTCGCCGACGACCTGACGGCGGTGGTCGACCTGCTGATCGACGGGCTGCGCACCCGCGCCCCGAGCTGACCTCTCCGGGTCAGGCCGGTACCGCGGCCAGCAGCCGCTCGCGCAGCACCGCGGCCCGCTCGGCGAACCCGCGCTGCGCCGCCGCGTACTCGGCGCGTCCCTCCGGGGTCTCCACCCGCACCGGTGGGTAGCCCAGCGCCGCCAGGTCGTACGGGCTGGCCCGCATGTCCAACGTGCGGATCTCCCGGGCCAGGTCGAACGCGTCGGCCACCAGCTCCGAGGGGACCAACGGCGACAGCTTGTACGCCCACTTGTAGAGATCCATGTTGGCGTGTAAGCAACCCGGCTGCTCGTTCGCGTGCTGCGTCTCCCGGGTCGGCGTGAGCACGTTCAGCGGACGGGCCGGCGGGGTGAAGAACCGGAACGCGTCGAAGTGGCTGCACCGTACGCCCCGGTCCTCGACGACGGCGGCGGTCCGCTCCGCGCTCAGTCGCAGCGGCCACGCGTTGTGGCGCAGCTCCTCCTGCGTCTGCCGGTAGACCATCGCCCACTCGTGCATCCCGAAACAACCGAAGTGCGGCGCCCGCCCACCCGTCGCCAGCAACAGCGAGCGGATCCACGCGATGGACTCGCCGCGCCGCGCGCGTACCCCAGCGGTGTCGAGGGTGACCCCGGCGGCGGTGGCGCGGTAGTCCCGGCCGAACTCGGCGGTGGCGGCGTCGCGCAGCTCGACCCCCGCGCCCGGATGCCACCGGCGCAGCTGGGCCGGGCGGTGCGAGTAGTAGGTGAACAGGAAGTCGGCCACCGGATGCCGTTCACCACGGCGACGGCGCGAAAGGTGCGGGGTGAGCCAGACGTCCACCCGCTCCTCGTGGGCCAGCCGGCGGGCCCGCCACTGCGCCGCGTCGAGCACGGCGGGGGCGAGGGCGGCGGTCACGCACCCAAGGGTACGACCGCCGCCCCGCCCGCCGATCAGGGCATCTGCACCCGGACGCCGGCCGAGAACACCCCGCTGCGCAGCTCCAACTGTCGGGGCGGGTCCCGTCCGTCGACGGTGAACACCAGTGGAAGAACCACCCGGCTGCCCGCCGCCATCGGGTCGGCGAAGACGTCCCGCCCGAGGTTGGCCGCGCGGGTGGCCGTCTCGTCGGTGCTCACCCAGCGCCCGCCGGGCAGGTACGCCCGTTGCAGCTCGCTGTGCCACGGCTGGTGCTCGCCGGTGACGTTGCGCACGCCCACGGTGGCCTGGCAGCGCTGGCCCCTGGCCGGCGCCGCGGTGCCGCCGGTCGGGTCGGGCGCGCCGCAGGTCATCCG
It contains:
- a CDS encoding VWA domain-containing protein — translated: MSWQSPLRLWLLLGVLALVVAYLVLQRRRSRYAVRFTNLRLLDRVAPDRPAWRRHVPAGLFLAMLALLVVGFARPSAEVRVPRERATVMVAVDVSTSMLATDVEPDRLGAAKQAARRFAEGLPDEFNVGLVAFAGSAAVLVPPGTDRDALDEGIGRLAEGITGVQGTAIGEAINTSLGAVKSLDSAAAKEPPPARIILLSDGANTAGMDPMEAATEAVSAEVPVHSISFGTPNGFVDRGGRPIQVPVDGQTLREVAEETGGMFHEASTTDELRAVYDDIGSSVGYRTERQDVSARFIGLGLVFAMGAAAGSMRWFSRLP
- a CDS encoding DUF58 domain-containing protein, with the protein product MRRAATAPADPGLAELAPDQRLRRLELTVTRRLNGLLHGQYRGLLPGPGSEPSGSREYRPGEDEVRRMDWAVTARTAVPHVRQVDADRELTTWLLVDGSASMEFGTAELDKRELAVAAVAAVGFLTAGVGNRLGAQVLRVDGVRRFPARSGRTHLLALLRTLLAAPRATAPTDRPGRGPAVASPDLADGLDALHRVATRRGLVVVVSDFLDGLPDDPGQPAPWERTLRRLAARHQVLAIEVTDPRELELPDVGLITLVDPETGRHREVCTSDRRLRERYAEAAAAQRTQVRQSVRRSGATHLPLRTDGDWSADIVRHVHAQRRLAAAPVGQPRGGVA
- a CDS encoding TetR family transcriptional regulator — encoded protein: MSDTTALTADRILDTAEEVLRRYGPAKATVLDVARALSVSHGSVYRHFASKAALREAVAERWLARVSTPLIGVATGSASAPERLRRWLAELSGTKRRMAREDPELFDNFHQLATLSEGAVATHLEVLAGQLSVIVADGVAAGEFGVADPAVAGRAILQATARFHHPAHRTEWDEPGLADDLTAVVDLLIDGLRTRAPS
- a CDS encoding aldo/keto reductase, giving the protein MNNRTLGTTGPTVSALGLGLMGMSDLYGAADEAESIATIHAALDAGITLLDTGDFYGMGHNEMLLRDALRGRNRDNAVISVKFGALRDSEGGWNGNDVRPVAIKNFLAYTLRRLGTDHVDIYRPARLAPDVPVEDVMGTLADLVKAGHIRHIGLSEVSAETLRRAHAVHPVADLQLEYSLISRDPEAAILPTARELGVGVTAYGVLSRGLISGHWTPQRETDSTDFRSHLPRFAGANLDRNLALVDALRTVAEARGVTVAQIAIAWVLSRGGDIVPLIGARRRERLTEALGAAEVTLTEADLAAIEAAVPSGAAAGSRYDEAQMAFLDSERA
- a CDS encoding FkbM family methyltransferase, coding for MTIRRRVANLLTGGVSPALTARVGSAYLSALHRTRCRVRYVDGEWIHRYPSGTVVNTYLCPITPEQQDREAEDYSLHDYRIQPGDTVVDCGAGVGGEVRLFSRLVGPSGKVVAIEAHPRTFGCLRRSIQLNGLTNVVPVECALVEEPGTVHLDDDQEGHISNGLTTDLAHSVAVTGRTLEELFTSLGIERVDLLKMNIEGAELPALRGASGALKRVRRLVVSCHDFRADRPGCEWQRTFKEVVELLQEAGYTIKTRPDDPRPWVPYYVYATRPPVAGWMP
- a CDS encoding trypsin-like peptidase domain-containing protein, with translation MAVQTGLGEPRGPWFISPELGPDGRGWWDAPDRDPGGQRPRRLLAVLAVVAVSAVSGALAGGVVASRDGGAGPAAASAAPVPAELVTAAERTVPGVVSVLTGGTTSGSATGSGFAVDDQQHLITNDHILAKGGGGPVTVELPDGRRFAAEVVGREPRSDLAVLKVPASAGLTPLPLAKPGGTRVGEPVLAVGSPLGLAGTVTAGIVSALDREVRLGNNRHTAVQTDASINPGNSGGPLVNARGEVVGVNTAIATIDGNGSIGIGFAIPIEQVQQTADTIIGKGG
- the arfB gene encoding alternative ribosome rescue aminoacyl-tRNA hydrolase ArfB gives rise to the protein MDDGLRVTDRWVVPAGELRERFSRSSGPGGQGVNTADSRVELSYDLANSPGVPESLRARALARLANRLVDGVLTIAASEHRAQLANREAARERMAALLREAAAPPPPPRRATRPSRGAKERRLAEKKRQSQRKRDRRVDGE
- a CDS encoding 3-methyladenine DNA glycosylase codes for the protein MTAALAPAVLDAAQWRARRLAHEERVDVWLTPHLSRRRRGERHPVADFLFTYYSHRPAQLRRWHPGAGVELRDAATAEFGRDYRATAAGVTLDTAGVRARRGESIAWIRSLLLATGGRAPHFGCFGMHEWAMVYRQTQEELRHNAWPLRLSAERTAAVVEDRGVRCSHFDAFRFFTPPARPLNVLTPTRETQHANEQPGCLHANMDLYKWAYKLSPLVPSELVADAFDLAREIRTLDMRASPYDLAALGYPPVRVETPEGRAEYAAAQRGFAERAAVLRERLLAAVPA